One window of Plasmodium relictum strain SGS1 genome assembly, chromosome: 14 genomic DNA carries:
- the SPM2 gene encoding subpellicular microtubule protein 2, putative, with amino-acid sequence MELSQYAGLSSERLDCLRNLDIRKRSVYNGSNFSYGNNIYEILHNCSDEQKGRKDGVFCPYDYKYPQMNKSFAGLESEIINDITVRNRRVKNDMNYRNDIIKDIIQNNAEKNEMSNSKYFFSDKGYALTPKRCLARHIDDSEISKYFSTKYTVTDKSSGRTEIMVERKPGCSNIIVQNFSEFDAYGTYKNHDERKNRKDSFIHTKMGIVPKDGFNIKDKKCRAQAIFTEALRYDNIAPDNYWMCPTIESEKKKKTKY; translated from the exons ATGGAACTTTCTCAATATGCTGGATTGAGTTCTGAACGTTTGGATTGTTTAAGAAATCTTGATATTAGAAAAAGATCCGTATACAATGGATCTAATTTTTCATATGGTAACAACATTTATGAAATTTTGCATAATTGTTCTGATGAACAAAAAGGTAGAAAAGATGGAGTTTTTTGTCCATATGATTATAAATATCCTCAAATGAACAAAAGTTTTGCAGGCTTAGAATCTGAAattataaatgatataaCTGTAAGAAACAGAAGagtaaaaaatgatatgaaTTATCGTAATgatattataaaagatattatacaaaataatgcagaaaaaaatgaaatgagtaattcaaaatattttttttctgacAAGGGATATGCATTAACTCCTAAAAGATGCCTAGCTAGACATATTGATGATAGTGAAAtaagtaaatatttttctactAAATATACTGTAACCGATAAATCTAGTGGGAGAACAGAAATTATGGTTGAAAGAAAACCTGGATGTTCTAATATTATTGTTCAGAACTTTTCCGAATTTGATGCATATGGAACATATAAAAACCACGATGAAAggaaaaatagaaaagatTCTTTTATTCATACAAAAATG gGTATTGTGCCAAAAGATGGATTTAACATAAAGGACAAAAAATGCAGAGCACAAGCTATTTTTACTGAAGCACTTAGATATGATAACATAGCTCCCGATAATTACTGGATGTGTCCAACAATTGagagtgaaaaaaaaaaaaagacaaaatattaa
- the ClpQ gene encoding ATP-dependent protease subunit ClpQ, putative, protein MFIRYFSKLNNTQKSLTKTVLRNYFSDNRKLIIPRYGTTILCVRKNNEVCLIGDGMVSQGTMIVKGNAKKIRRLKDNILMGFAGATADCFTLLDKFETKIDEYPNQLLRSCVELAKLWRTDRYLRHLEAVLIVADKDNLLEVTGNGDVLEPSGNVLGTGSGGPYAIAAARALYDIENLSAKDIAYKAMNIAADMCCHTNNNFICETL, encoded by the exons atgtttattagATACTTCTCAAAATTAAATAACACTCAAAAATCATTAACCAAAACTGTATTA agaAATTATTTCTCTGACAACcgaaaattaataattccTCGTTATGGAACTACCATATTATGCGTACGAAAAAACAATGAAGtg tgttTAATTGGTGATGGAATGGTTTCTCAAGGGACAATg ATAGTTAAAGGaaatgcaaaaaaaataaggagATTAAAggataatattttaatggGTTTTGCTGGGGCTACTGCAGATTGTTTTACTTTGCTAGATAAATTTGAAACAAAAATAGATGAGTATCCaa atCAACTTTTGAGAAGTTGTGTTGAATTGGCTAAATTATGGAGAACTGACAGATACCTAAGACATTTAGAAGCAGTTTTAATAGTAGCTGACAAAGATAATCTATTAGAAGTAACTGGAAATGGTGATGTTCTAGAACCATCAGGAAATGTTCTAGGTACAGGATCAGGAGGCCCCTATGCTATAGCAGCTGCAAGAGCATTGTATGATATTGAAAATTTGAGTGCCAAAGATATAGCTTATAAAGCTATGAATATTGCTGCTGATATGTGTTGTCAcactaataataattttatatgcGAAAcactataa
- a CDS encoding WD-repeat protein, putative, which translates to MEHNKIMLVYDNNEILLVNLDNERCENKFEDSIKDKEKKIYMLNNGNFIVLNANRKIISQYLSAKNAPIYTKFVRVHLNVIKLTKNEKIIFGGDKIGNIYVWSSISGFLINSFQAHFGAVKDVLIDQILNVIYTYSDDNIIHVYNFNDVLRKKKIKPMLLYQHTINASIRQIISVTPNIYHTYYTLISLASNGNLHIFGLKSKKAVHILKTKTEHCTYICSNEPFNTHLYVCKGNKIFRIPFVEFSKNSENNMKDIKNREDIKLKEYGDYVQIIKKKNEDKFSNFKENEISKNDNENESYLNLKDFTVFLGHKNEVIKCYVNNKKQVMISLAKDGIRIWDIFNCYTIKTLKYGENIIDFYVPTIKTLSYLIEFPNLALEYEDDAKISIINEIKQNDCYINYRLFLDEENTLINMANMFAAYGL; encoded by the coding sequence ATGgaacataataaaataatgttaGTTTATGATAACAATGAAATACTTTTAGTAAATTTAGATAACGAAAGATGTGAAAATAAGTTTGAAGATTcaataaaagataaagaaaagaaaatatatatgcttAATAATGGAAATTTCATTGTTTTGAATgctaatagaaaaattatatcacAATACTTATCTGCAAAAAATGCTCCAATTTATACGAAATTCGTACGAGTGCATTTGAATGTTATTAAATTAacgaaaaatgaaaaaataatcttTGGAGGTGACAAAATaggaaatatatatgtatggtCATCAATATCAggatttttaataaattctttTCAAGCACATTTTGGTGCAGTTAAAGATGTATTGATTGATCAAATattaaatgttatatatacatacagTGATGATAATATTATTCATGTGTATAATTTCAATGATGtattaaggaaaaaaaaaattaaacctATGCTATTATATCAACACACTATAAATGCTAGTATAAGACAAATTATTTCGGTAACTCCAAATATATATCATACATATTATACCTTAATATCATTAGCAAGCAATGGAAACTTACATATTTTTGGtttaaaatcaaaaaaagcTGTACATATCTTAAAAACGAAAACAGAACATTGTACTTATATTTGTTCAAATGAACCCTTTAACACTCACTTATACGTATGTaaaggaaataaaatttttcgtATCCCATTTGTTGAATTTAGCAAAAATagtgaaaataatatgaaagatataaaaaacagGGAAGATATTAAATTGAAGGAATATGGAGATTATGTacagataataaaaaaaaaaaatgaagataaattttctaattttaaagaaaatgaaatttcaaaaaatgaCAATGAAAATGAATCATATCTTAATTTGAAAGATTTTACAGTATTTTTAGGTCATAAAAATGAAGTTATAAAATgttatgtaaataataaaaaacaagTAATGATATCTTTAGCCAAAGATGGCATAAGAATATGGGATATATTTAACTGTTATACtataaaaacattaaaatatggagaaaatataattgatTTCTATGTACCTACTATTAAAACTCTTTCTTATTTAATAGAATTTCCAAACTTGGCTCTCGAATATGAAGATGATGCAAAAATAAGtattattaatgaaattaaacaaaatgattgttatataaattataggCTCTTTttagatgaagaaaatacCTTAATTAATATGGCTAATATGTTTGCAGCATATGGATtataa
- a CDS encoding sun-family protein, putative: MNSTRLRHIENALNNFNFVTPLDIYMRLYFKSNNIKNKDKPYISEHVYNIIKNKTLLSYLSSPISLYTNIIKTYFSSDKWKYEMNNEKIPAHIRYSFPKELYDQLINCYGEKRSITLMSILNEKAPVFLRVNNNKISRNELYKILISKGISVEKCVNSQHGLLLTKNQILKNIHEYKKGYFEIQDEASQIVSSKIPVKPGYKVLDYCAGSGGKTLAFANYMENTGKIYLHDIRDKMLSQAKIRLRRAGIQNYILLNSNHILLKKLFGYMDTVIVDAPCTGTGALRRNPEMKYKFTNSKLYDYVNLQRQIFEKALLYLKKNGKIVYITCSILDAENVHQVKYFCQKHNLYLSEPPFHSLPQSKSMDGFFLAIFERKE, from the exons atgaatagtACTAGACTACGTCACATTGAAAAtgcattaaataattttaattttgtaaCTCCTTTGGATATTTATATGcgtttatattttaaaagtaataaCATAAAGAATAAAGACAAACCTTATATTTCAGAACAtgtttataatataataaaaaataaaactcttttatcatatttatctTCACCCATTTCATTATATACCAATATAATTAAGACTTATTTTTCATCTGacaa ATGGAAATATGAAATGAACAACGAGAAAATCCCCGCACATATAAGATACTCATTTCCAAAGGAATTATATgatcaattaataaattgcTATGGTGAAAAGAGAAGTATTACTTTAATGTCTATCTTGAACGAAAAAGCACCAGTTTTTTTACGGgttaacaataataaaatatcaaGAAATgagttatataaaatattaatcaGCAAAGGAATATCAGTTGAAAAATGTGTAAATTCTCAACATGGATTATTACTGACAAAAAACCAAATACTGAAAAATATtcatgaatataaaaaaggataCTTTGAGATCCAAGATGAAGCTAGCCAAATAGTTAGCTCTAAAATACCTGTAAAACCAGGTTATAAAGTACTTGATTATTGTGCAGGTTCAGGTGGAAAAACATTAGCTTTTGCAAATTATATGGAAAATACtggaaaaatatatttacatgACATAAGAGATAAGATGTTATCACAAGCAAAAATTAGATTAAGAAGAGCTGGAATTCAAAATTACATCCTTTTAAATTCtaatcatattttattaaaaaaattatttggaTATATGGATACAGTAATTGTTGATGCACCCTGTACAGGTACTGGTGCATTAAGAAGAAATCCagaaatgaaatataaatttacaaATAGTAAGTTGTATGATTATGTAAATTTACAAAGgcaaatttttgaaaaagcTTTGCTGtaccttaaaaaaaatggaaaaattgtatatataaCATGTAGCATATTAGATGCTGAAAATGTTCATCAAGTTAAATACTTTTGTCAGAAACATAATTTGTATTTATCTGAGCCACCATTTCATTCGTTACCTCAATCAAAATCAATGGATGGCTTTTTTTTAGCTATTTTTGAAAGAAAAGAGTGA
- the SEC13 gene encoding protein transport protein SEC13, putative: MNELIIFDTNHSKSINDCELDYYSKKLATCSSDNTVKIFDVSLSKDPVCIAEIKDHSSAVWKVCWSHPKYGSLLASCSYDKSVIIYKEVSVNKYEMIYLNNEHKSSVNYIEWSPHEYGLHLGCASSDGHISIISYYMNKDTNEGYWNKNSIKAHLNGTTCLSWEKPYNSLPNNKNLNDTDFINSFKLVSGGYDNQVIIWMFDNNTKEFHKIFQMNDKPHNSAIKDVSWRPNINNSTNIIASCSEEKIVILWVEDISNNRWKNGQVIKLKHKIHKISWSPNGTILAIACSDENAYLYKENMEGVWEEICNLTDDNSLSDSFNLLNETNKNNFPINQDNISLKNNAQLDEYNTSYVNENTNTSNINVNYPNKNIYVDNPHQLNYQNNDSFNSFSQANYGANTNSLNAQYGNSFTQSNMNINNSFQGNQVQNNPKKNMPIQNNQTQNMPSTFQNNNYGQAPSSTVPINSNIHNFKNNTNQQNSSQNYLMMQNKKNSTSVTSNINSLQVGIPPPPPPPPLPPSAQNSSYVDSNFPSQQLPNSSTNSHQPNSTSSYFAQPSPPLNSVATTNSMINKPNFSPPSQVSTGFTPPQLPNFPKAATSSVQHPSFSNINANNTNFTPTSQIPTNFPKSSNSIQSSQFQNINSNKTNFNAQPPPPPPPPPPYSSTSPTQTNIAKGINKKNSFSNFNSNVNQTNIPPVNSVLQPTKNMNSNFPQMSYHPPPPPPLNAVNENILKPTNQFNYPNYNIPAHQNTNVNN, translated from the coding sequence ATGaatgaattaataatttttgatACGAATCATTCAAAATCAATAAATGATTGTGAATTGGATTATTACAGCAAAAAATTAGCAACCTGTTCCAGCGACAATAcagtaaaaatatttgatgTAAGTCTTTCAAAAGACCCTGTGTGTATAGCCGAAATAAAAGATCATAGTTCGGCTGTTTGGAAAGTATGCTGGTCACATCCAAAATATGGAAGTCTTTTAGCTAGCTGTTCATATGATAAAAgtgtaattatttataaagaagtaagtgtaaataaatatgaaatgatatatttaaataatgaacaCAAAAGTAGTGTCAACTATATTGAATGGTCCCCACATGAATATGGCCTGCATTTGGGGTGTGCAAGTTCAGATGGGCATATTAGTATAATTTCatattatatgaataaagATACTAACGAAGGGTATTGGAATAAAAATAGCATAAAAGCTCATCTGAATGGAACAACGTGCTTAAGTTGGGAAAAACCTTATAATTCCTTaccaaataataaaaatctaAATGATACTgattttataaattcatttaaattagtATCGGGGGGATATGACAACCAAGTCATTATTTGGATGTTTGATAATAACACAAAAgaatttcataaaatttttcagATGAACGACAAACCACACAATTCAGCTATAAAAGATGTTTCTTGGAGAcctaatataaataattcaaCAAATATCATTGCTTCTTGttcagaagaaaaaatagttaTATTATGGGTAGAAGATATAAGCAATAACAGATGGAAAAATGGTCAAGtcataaaattaaaacacaaaattcataaaataagTTGGTCACCAAATGGTACAATTTTAGCAATAGCTTGTAGTGACGAAAATGCTTATTTATATAAGGAAAATATGGAAGGAGTATGGGAAGAAATATGTAATTTAACTGATGACAATTCTTTATCAGATtcctttaatttattaaatgaaacaaataaaaataatttcccTATTAATCAAGAtaatatatctttaaaaaataatgcacAACTTGATGAATATAATACTTCATATGTAAACGAAAATACAAACACTTCAAACATCAATGTGAATTAtccaaataaaaatatttatgtagaTAACCCACATCAattaaattatcaaaataacGATTCTTTTAATTCCTTTTCTCAAGCAAATTATGGAGCAAATACAAATTCACTCAATGCTCAATACGGAAATTCATTTACACAATcaaatatgaatataaataattcatttcAGGGTAATCAAGTACAAAATAAccctaaaaaaaatatgccaATACAAAATAATCAAACACAGAACATGCCAAGCACATTTCAAAATAACAATTATGGTCAAGCCCCTTCATCAACAGTTCCAATAAACTCTAACATTCATAATTTTAAGAATAATACAAATCAACAAAATTCATCGCAAAACTATTTAATGAtgcaaaacaaaaaaaatagcaCAAGTGTTACGTCAAATATAAACAGTTTACAAGTGGGTATACCACCACCACCACCACCTCCTCCTCTTCCTCCATCTGCACAAAACAGTTCATATGTAGATTCGAATTTCCCATCTCAACAATTACCAAATTCTTCGACTAATTCACATCAGCCTAATTCTACTTCATCATACTTTGCTCAACCATCACCACCATTAAATTCAGTAGCAACAACAAATTCAATGATAAATAAACCTAATTTTTCACCACCTTCACAAGTATCAACTGGTTTTACACCACCTCAACTCCCAAATTTTCCAAAAGCAGCTACATCCTCAGTACAACATCCTTCTTTTTCAAATATTAATGCAAATAATACCAATTTCACACCAACTTCTCAGATACCAACAAATTTCCCTAAATCATCTAATTCAATACAATCATCtcaatttcaaaatattaacTCTAATAAAACTAATTTTAATGCACAACCTCCTCCACCACCACCACCACCACCTCCATATTCTTCCACATCACCTACACAAACAAACATTGCAAAaggtataaataaaaaaaatagtttttctaattttaattcTAATGTGAATCAAACAAATATACCTCCCGTAAACTCTGTTTTACAACCtacaaaaaatatgaattctAATTTTCCTCAGATGAGTTATCATCCGCCCCCCCCACCCCCACTAAATGCAGTAAATGAAAACATTTTAAAACCAACTAATCAATTTAATTATcctaattataatattccaGCACATCAAAATACAAATGTAAATAACTAA